Part of the Capsicum annuum cultivar UCD-10X-F1 chromosome 12, UCD10Xv1.1, whole genome shotgun sequence genome is shown below.
ATGGGCCCAAAACTCTACCCTTCTCCTCTAACATACCAGGAATTTCTGCAACAGGGTTCAATCCGTGACATGCACCTAACCCACACATCACGTGTTGCAGTCTTACCACTAGACCAAAGCCCTAGTGGCAAATATTGAATCTAAGTTTTGGgctaattaattttgattttaccatgacaattatatcaagaaacactggCAAGAAAAGAAATCTGACATTCAACAGCAGACCTAGTCGAACTAGTCTACATAACAAACTACATAAAGAGCGAAATGTATGCTTCTCACCAGAAAAAGTAGAAGTCAAAAGACCAGATGTATATTTATCAACTATATCAACTATTCAAGTTTCTCTCTCAATGATTCCTAAGACTTAAATTGCCATTTGGAAATGGAAAAGGCAACACTTGTGAAAGCCATAATGAGGATACTGGAAATAATCAATTAAAGGAGCTGCAAACACATTTCGCGTTCAAAGAGGTTATGAGGTGAAAAGTTGCTCTAAAAGAAGTTTTATGTTCAAATGGCAATGCTCCATCACCACAGACAAACAGGGGAAGCATCTCCCAGAAATAATGGAGAATACTCCAGTGTTATCAAAAGCAAAAGCACAAAAAGCTCTAAGAAGTAAGATCTGTTGGAGCTTTAAGCACAAACTGCAAATGAAGTGTGGGCTTTAATGAAAAAAGGCGCAAAGagagaagaaattaaaaatttatgcatGTTTAGTCCAAGATTAATAACTACAAGCATGAATGACGGatatatgaacaaagaaattgGAAAAAACAATCTACGATAAAGTGAAATATTAATTGTTTAGTGTTGCCTCTTCAAAAGAGGCTCATTCGCAAGGAAAAGTATGCCGTAGAACCCTGATGACTACATTGAACGGCATATTAAGCAAGGAGAAACGCTCAACGCGTTTTGAGCCTCACCTCAGAGCTTACACTGGAATGCTCAAATTTGAGGTTAAGAGATGGGATCTACGGAAAGTATTTTCTTCCTCATGCCATTAAGCAGTCCTAGAGGAGTTCATTTTCTTAAAAACTTCATGCAAGCAAACCCCcaagtcaaaataaaaaacaatcaagATTCCAACAACCTTCTGCTTTCAGGGGAAGGGGAGAACttgaaaataacaacaacaacaacaacaacaaacccagcaTGTTGAATAACCAGATTGCACCAAAAAGCTAACCCAGCAGGGTATTCAATCACTCTATTTTGTCTAGCATTCCATCAAACAGCATGTTGAATAACCAGATTGCACCAAAaagctaacaaaaaaaaaatgcatcTCTGTCTAAGGTTGtctatgtttctcttttttccttaacaTATTCTGAATGCATCTCTGTCTAAGGTTGTCTATGTTTCTCTTTTTGCCTTAAACTATTCTGTTGTTTCTTTCGAGCCAGACAGTCCACCAAGTGGCCTGAGGTATGGTATTccatatttttagatatttctaACTAAGCCCCATCTGTTCCAACCTTCCAAGAGCTCAATAATTTTGGCATGATCCAACTCAAATCTTAAGATCCTTATTGTCAGACTGGTGATAAAGGCTAGTATATAACTAATTACAGCATTTAATCTCTTTCCATTTCTGTTGTGTTAAATAGCAATGTTGAAGATGAAGTCACAGATATAATAAGGgtgagaatttttaatttttttttttgttgagaggctatggtgttttatattaAGAATCAGCACTAAGAATGTTTTGTGATAACTGTACAGGAGGAAAAAAGTACATCTAGCAAAAGTATACTCCTTACTAGGCAAATCGTGATCCTAACAACTCAAGAATTTATTCAGCACCATCTACATGTTCCATGCAACACCAGAAACAAAagaaagctataaaatctgatTTCAATCAGGTTGGGAATTGAAAAGCAGAAAGTCTGTTTTTTTAGTTTCAGATCATGGTGCTGGTTACTTATGAAGATAAGCTTTGCATTCTAATTACACCGCAACCACAAACTAATTGATTCGGATGTATCAATCCTCTATATGCATTCTGCTATTTTTGGTTGTGTCGTGGATAAGCAAAAAATTTGTTAACCTACTTGAAGGCAGTTCTCGTTGTTTTTCCTAACTTAAATAGAACAGATAATCTTCAACAGACTTATctccttgtggttcctccatctTCCATCTCTTAGTATGAATCAATCAACTAAGCTCCTCTTTCTTCAATTATAAAACCATACAACAAATGGATCAATCGACAgagaaagaaaaattacaaataatgataattaactataaaaaaatgataaaataaactaTATGACCTTGTTGGTCTTAAAATTAACATTTGTTTCCTGGAATAAGTCTCTATTAACTTACATTTGCATCCTCAGAGTGAAGATTGAACTGTGGTTCAATGACATTTACCATAAAATGGCGAGTTCCCTCCCCCTCGGAGTCTTTAGCACTACCAAGCTTTTCTgctaataaagaacaaaaaaggaCAAACCACAACTATAAGTATTTAACAGTGAGAAGTTCAAGCAGTGCAAAGTCAACTAAGAGATTCTCATGCACATCTCAAAGAGTATGTGAATATTTATATTGCTCACAGAAAGGTTCATATTGATCACATGCACACGCAGCTCTCCTATTAGTTCAACAAACTGATTGTCAAAATGTGCCAGCAAGTAAGCTGGATAAACCTAATGCCTACACTTACTAGAAAAAAGCTGTTCCTGTTAGGCAAATTGTAACATCAGAGGAATGCATAGGCTAACTTTATAGATACACACTGCACCCTTCAGGAAATTGCGGTGTTATGTCTCCATAATCCCCGAAGAAGAACACACATTCATGTCTAAAGGATGATAAGAATTCAAGTTTCAGTTAGAGCTTACCTGTAGAAGTAGACTGATGAGTCTCTGGTTTGATTGCATTTGATGGAGGTGGTTCTAATTGTGATTTTGATGGCCCTGCAGGTTCTGGAGGAGATTTATGGTGTTCTAATTGTGATTTTGATGGCCTTGCAGGTTCTGGAGTAGATTTATGGTTATCATCTTGACTCCGTGATAGCGCTGCATCTTGACTGGGAGGAGACTTCTGGTTATCATCTTCGCATGATTCAGTATTATTAATCACCTTACTCTCCTCCAGCAGCTTTCGTTGGGCATACTGCCTAGAGGGAGATGGCTTTGAAGGTTCAAAGGCTTTAGATAATCCAGCTGCCCAGGACCGAACAGCATCTCTGATTTCGAGTGTCCACAAAATCTTAAGACCGTAGACAAAGATACGTTGACAATTATCTGCTATCACTACATTGTACCCATCATCATCACTTGGGTCAGATCTTGTTTTATCATCACTTTCACTCTCATTGTCAACCTCAGACGTAAAGCAAGTCATTTCAATATTTCTTCTACCAGCTTCTTGCCATGCCAATAACCTTTCTGGGTCAGCCTTTGGGGATTGCCTTCTAATGGTGAAGTACTCGGATGATAAAAGGAAACCGTCATCTTGATGTCTATCCATGCTGCTACTCCTGCTAGGTTTATCATTAGTAGACATATCCAAAAGCGATTGTGAATCTCTTTTAGCCATTTGAAGTACTTTTGCAACACTGATGCTATCATCCCTGCTGATAAATGCCTTTGGAATGTGAAGGTCAATTCCTTGGTACACAAGTTCAAGAGGATCCCGTACAGTCTCAAATGTAAAATTTTGCTTTCCTCGGCCTAAATACATTTCGAACTTGAACTTTGTCACTGTTACTGTCAGCCCCTTAGCAGGGTCATCGTCATATAAAGGCATATGCTTTATACATGTTGGTGTTGAATCAACTCTAAACATAAATTCAGTCATTACTCTATCCAATGACAGATTGCCAGATCTAGGAACTCTTGGAACTCCAAAACGGGGCCATCTTGAAAAGGTCCGCAACTTGTGAGGAGGAAGGAAGTTTAAGTTCCAAAATTTGATTAGCCATGCCAGATCATGAGGACCAACCTGTATTGTTGGGGAATTGACTGACCCCTTATCTGGCTTGACAGCACCACAGGCAGCGGCACTCGAGAGACCTTCATTATTCGCAGAGGGTAATTCTGACTGACTATCATGGAAGGGAAGAGAGGGCCTAAGCAAAAGATTCCACCGTAGGGACAGAGACGTTGATCTGAAGGGATCAAAAACTTTTTCACGAGGCATTCCTTCATTTGGAAGAGCAAATAAATAATGGTTTAGAGGATTTCCAGAATCACAACGCCATTCCATTAACACTTCAACACTAAAGGCCGGGGCTTCTAGGAAAGTGTAAGCAAAGCCAGTTGGATGTTTTAAGTCGGCGTTCTTCGGCAAGCTATCCAAACAGCTTAATAGAATCTTGAATTCCTTTGCGACAGAATAAATACGACCATCTGCCTGCTGGATTTCCATATGCCCAGTTGCTACCTGAAGCTTATTGGACTTTTCATAAGGACCAGTACTGGAAAGAACATTGATTTGACACTCACCGAAATATAATGTGGAGTTCCCATGAATGTAGTTTCTCATTTCATCCCACCATGGTAAGCTCTTTTCCTTTTTAGGTAGTGGAGGATCCGGATTTGGATTTCTGATGCTCAAATTGGCCCTACGAAGGGCCACAGTGAAAGCATAGCTGAGATCAGTAAAAGCAGGTTCAAAACCAACTCCATACGAGATTTCTGCTTTCTGAAAATGTAAGGGCAAATCCAAATATGTTTTCATTGGTGGAGTTGTCCCAGTGAGTGATCGAAGCAGACGGACCTTCCTCCATCTCCCAATGAACACATTTTGCTGCATTTGGGGCTGAAAGGGTGTTGCCTGCAATTAATATTGACAAACAAGGTTCACCACTAGTCCAGCATACATCAACAGATCTCCACACAATCAAAAGGCAATTGATGAATAAACCTTTTGAAAAACTGATAAATGAACTTCTcgagagaaaaaataaatgaggAAAAGTTAGAAATCTTCTGCTTTCGGACTATCCGATTCCAAGGTGCAAAGATAAACATAAAGGTATTATTAGCTCACTCAAGATTATTTCACCTAGTAGAATCTTGGTAACGGCTTATGAAATCTTTGCTTGTGGATTATCACTAATGTACTAATAAAACTTAGAAAAAAGAGTTGAACACACACAGGACTCAGGAGTTTGTTGAGCATTAAGTAAACTGAAGAGTGAAAATAGAAGCTGCTCTACTTGTCCCTGTTGCCTTAACACAACAGAAAGTGAAATTGACATGACAAAGGCAACGGTTAAGACTGCAACATAAATCCATAATGAAAATAATGCTTTGATTTATTCCTTGCAGTGATATAACATTGTAGTACTAATATCAAAGCTGATAGCTATTTCATGATGATCTCATCGGGAACTTTACTCATCTGTCACAGTTAACATTTCAAGTCACATAGGTCATACTAATATTTCCAGTACTTGGTGCAAGTAAAACTGGTGCTTTGATTGGCAAAGTTTAAAACAATGGAAGTTCCATGTGCACTACTTCTGTCTAGTCTCTTCAACTTTTTAGTATGACCAAATGATAGCAGTTGCAATAAATTTGGGAGGTCCAGTTGAAAACTATTAGATGGAGAATCTCCTACTGTCTAAATTATGAGAAACAATTTCATTTCCACAGCATACAGAGAAAGTGAAGCATATAACTATCGCAGGATGttgagaaacaaaatcgagcaaacAGCAGATGCGGAAACGTTAATTGTCCTTTTATGACCATAAATATTCAGAAAAAGCCATAGGCGGCTGGGGGGTTTGAGGAGGATGAAAAAACAAAGAACTAAAGATTGCACCTGCTGAGCCATTATAACACGCCCTTCACAACGGCCTGAATTAGCAGCAAGTAGCGGACATGTGTAGTTTCGTATCAGAACAGCTAGAGAACCTGTACGCAAATTGATGTTCGCACCATATAACCGTGAAAATGGGATGCTATGTGCACGACATACTGGATCGAGCTTTTGCAGAAGCTCTATCATCCCTGCATCACCTCCTTCAATTTTTGTCAAGCTTACATCTAATTCAGTAGCAGTAATTGAAAAAAGAGAAGTTCTTGCAGTGCTAAGCTTGAAACCCGCTTGAAATCCTTCATTACAGGCTCCAGATCCTTCTGCCGGAACAAGCTTCTGGCATGCTCGGTAATATGACCTGAATGACTGCTTGTAGATCTTCTCTCGCAGTTTCTGAATAACTGAAGTATCCTCTACATCAATCTCTTCTCCATTAATATTGATCTTGCCATCATTGGGAGGATCATTTCCTTCAGTACCACTTTCACATTTTCCACCTTTCGAAATAAGTTCATCAAGAAAGTTTAATCTGACAGCTGATTCACAAGCTCcattcttccatagctgataaTGTTCATCAAGCCAGCCCTGTAGTGGTTCTTCTTCAATATCTGCTGTAAGCTTCTTTATGCAGAGTCTGACTCGACCAAGTTTTGTTGTACTAGTCTTTTTAGCTTTCGGTTTCTCTTCCTTATTGGGAAACATAAGTTTAGTCTTTGCAGCAGTTACGAGCTTTAAAGCTCGAATCATTTCCTCAACAGAATCATCAATTGCACGCAATTGCAGCCTGTACGCCATGCATATATGAACATCCAGGGCTTGAATTACCCAATCCCATGTTGTGCCACTCTCATGTTTTTCATTAGGTGCGCTGCTAGAGGGTTTGGGAATACGAGAGATTTGCATCCTGCTGCTTCTGAATATTCTTGCATCATTGAACTTGAGCATGATCCCTTCAAGAAGCATACCTATCTGAGCATTTTCTGAAAAGATTGACTGCACCTGCACATACAGCTCAACACCATCTCCAACTTCAGCAGATATATTAAGCACTTCCACATCAACAGCAAGAACAGATTCTCTTTTCTTGTGTTGTTTCTCCAGCTGTTCTGATTCCTTGGAATCTTTGCTCTGCTCGTTATCTTTAAGGTCTCCTTCTTTAGGTGGATCCTGAAGCTTCTGATTGTGCACGAGCAGCTTCAATTGCAAACCCAGCTCAACCAATGCTATATGCACATCAGGCTCCCATCTTACTGATATATCAGTAGCACTAAAGAGAGAACATGTCGCAATATCTTTAAGGCCACCAGATCGTTTCACAAACTTTGTATTCTGCATATCAAGCAAAGTAACTTTAGTTCCAAGGTTTCTGTCTTGTAAATGTTCTTGATAGATAGATTTGGCTCTTCCAAGCTCCACTTGTGTTGATTGTTTCTCCTTGTTCATACCAAATTTGAGGTGGGAAATATCAAGGGACACAGAATACTTCACTTTTCCCAGCTCATCTGAAGCTGTAGATATTATATTTGCGGTGCGGGGTGTACCATCAGCTGAAACACTAATAACAATACGACCACCCTGAGATCCGTAGTTGACCCGTTTCGGGTCAGGAACAACAGCATTTTCCAAGCCCACCTCTCCACTTATAGTTAAAGAGCACTGTTGTAGATTGAACTTTATTACTTGAATCCCTTTTCCTGATGGTTTGGATGATTTTGTTCCCTGGGTATTTGCTTTCTTACCAGAAACAGAAAAACTCTTCAGGAAACGCTTGAAAGAGAAAGCTGCTAGTATCAGGGATGCAAGGCGCCCATAGGTCAGGTATATACTCATGCCAGCAAGATCAACGGAGAGAACTTTTTTACTGTTAAGTCCGTCTTCAGGTGAATCCAGATCTTTCCTGCCTAAATCAAGACTGACTTTTGCTATATGAAATAGTGAAGTGTTTATTTCAACCCCAAACAGGTCCTTTAAGCATTCTTGATGCTCAGAAATATTTACATTGAAGTCAACAATTTCCACTTGCACTGCTGCATCTGCATTTGATGAATTGTTGGAAAAGACATGTATTGACTGAGAACAACCCTGCAATTTACAGATGAAAAAGGACGATGTATCATTTTTTATAACGAAGGACAATGcatcaaaatttaagattttaaatagaAGAGAATGAAATAACAAGTATACTACGAAAAATATTGTACTGATATCAGCCGACAAGCTAGTTATCCATGCTAATAGTGATGTACATTTTTCTAGTACTTTACATAGAAGGAGATATCAAACGAAGTTGAAGGCAACATGgccttgataaaaaaaaaaaaaaaggcaaagaaaatcAGTTCATGCAAAAGCTTACGTACTTCGTGAGTCCTTTGTAGCTGAGAAGATGCAAATTATACGAAAGAGTTCAAGACCAGGTGACCATGCTGAAGCAAACTACCATCTTAAACCACAAAAATTCACCAGATCTATATTTAGATATTTAAGCATTGCATTCTGGCTAAATCATCCAAACACCTAAAGTAAATTCGTGCAAAAAGCCAGACTCGActttttttctttgagtttcgACTTTCGATCACTAAATGTTTTGTGTGTAAGTGAAAAACATAAGAGTTTTGACAAGGAACAAAGAGAAGGACAAAATTTCAACAAGAGTCAAAAGATGTGTATACGCTATCAGAAGTCTTACATGGCACAATGGCAAGCCATTCAGATCATAGACCATTATAGTCAATTCAGGGGCTGAAATTGTGGCGGTCCACATAATGGCTTTATGATCAGATGACCTTGATTTTTCACGAGTAGAACTTTCCTCTCGGAGTaccatcttctttttctttgcagCATGAAGGCGCAGCCAAGGATCTAATCTACTAATTATGAGGTTGCACCGGGTACCTCCCAGCTTAACACCAATTTCACATCTGATCGGTGAAGCAGGCTGAAAACAAAACGTTATGGACCATCAAATTGCAGGAGAAGATTGACTGAAGACTTGCATAAATAATGAATGCCAAAGGGGAAGCATGAAAAACATGAAGCAAAAGGAGAACATGTCATGGATAGAACATTAGTTTAACCTATACCCATGAATCCTTATAAATGGTGCTGGTAGAGGAGCTAACATAGAGAGGTGAACCCTTTAACAAGTACAACATATGTTATAGCAGCAAAATGCAAACATTTCAACTCCTGATAAAGAGATGGAAATCATGAATAGTAACAAAAACTACAGAAATATTGAGGAAAACAGAGACCCTACCCAACTCCAACAGACCTTGCAGAATGATGTTTTGGAACTTAGAAGTTAGCCACTAAGAAAGCTTCTCTTATATTCCCAAGCGGTTTAAAGGTCCTGGTTCTTCAGTGCACTAAAGAACCAAACTTATATTACGTGTGTTCAAAAAATATACTAATACTCAGGACTTAGACCCCAAAAATTACTGATCCAACCCAACTACCCAAAGCCATCCTCAAACTACATAGTAATTGTTTAACCCTTTCTATTAACATGTGCATATTGCTATTGCTGCCTTGCCATTGTTTCAAGTAAAGATGCAAGTTCAATTACTCTAACTCCTGGTTCACAATTGCATGTTCAGATTCGGACAACGATCGGTAGAAAGTGACAGAAGGAATCAGCTCTGTTTATTTCGTTATTACTTGTTGTTTGAGTGTTTCCCTGCCTATTCATGAAATTAGTAGATAGGAAAGAAATTTGGAAGTGCagtaattcttcttcttctctgggCTTTGGAGACATCATCTATGGATGCTGGAGAGTTGAGTGTTGACTAATTGATTTGGTACTCATTTAATTCCACTCATTTGCACCGAAAAGCCATTTTGGAAAAGCTGAACCAAACCGAACTCAATTGGAAAAAAAACGAACCGACCTGAACTAATTCGGCTCGGTGTACGGTCAGTGCACTTTTAACCGAAGACAAAAGAAACGAAATTTGATAAAACCGAAGGCCCACCCCTAGAAGAAATACTCTACTACCTACTAACAGTCTACCCTAATCCTTGACTTTCAtgctatctagggtcatgtcctcggtaagctgaagaTGTGCCCcatattttttccaataaattTGCCACCGCCAAGTTTGTCTTCTCAAGGGTGAAAGAAGAAACTCTACCACATGGTCAGATGTTCACTGTATTAGCAGTTATCCAAAAATAAGAAAGCTGAGAAAATCAGTGCCATTAAAAGCAAGCATTTTACCTCAAGTGGAATATAAACCGACGCAATGATTGCAAGTTTTGATATATCAAGAATTGATGTGCCGGCATCTTTGAGTAGCTACAGAATAAAAGAATCAATATTTAGATCAATAATACTCAGCAATAGAAGAGTTTAGAGGAATTAACCATGCGAACATACAAGAATCTCACTAATCTCCAACTGAACATGAAGTTGCGTGCTTTCTCCAACATCTTCAATAGATTGGGTTTTTGAGCCTTTTAGTTGGATGCCCGCAATGCTATTCTCAACGATAAAACCCTCTCCTCGGTGCACAAACTTCACATCCACTTTGGGTAAAGTGAAGCTAAGCTATCAAACAAAATACAGTAAGTACATCAATTAAATGCATGCACCACAACCTACATGTGTGTTAATACAGAACAAGTGTTGGTACCCCATGCAGTAAGTCAATCATGTGTTACTTTTTTGTTATCAGGTAAAAGATTTCATTAATAGTAACAAGGCCAACTTGGCTGTATACAAGTGGTATACCAAAGGTCAATCATGCAATATTTACCAAGCATTGCTCGAGATGATGCTCAAATTCACAAGTCACTTCTATT
Proteins encoded:
- the LOC107850894 gene encoding protein SABRE isoform X7, coding for MIGTVVRNVDIRNGEISINLNEELLVKKKGADIAHAAVRPINESGTAEKQEKKPAALAIMREKYASMFPEKLSFTLPKVDVKFVHRGEGFIVENSIAGIQLKGSKTQSIEDVGESTQLHVQLEISEILLLKDAGTSILDISKLAIIASVYIPLEPASPIRCEIGVKLGGTRCNLIISRLDPWLRLHAAKKKKMVLREESSTREKSRSSDHKAIMWTATISAPELTIMVYDLNGLPLCHGCSQSIHVFSNNSSNADAAVQVEIVDFNVNISEHQECLKDLFGVEINTSLFHIAKVSLDLGRKDLDSPEDGLNSKKVLSVDLAGMSIYLTYGRLASLILAAFSFKRFLKSFSVSGKKANTQGTKSSKPSGKGIQVIKFNLQQCSLTISGEVGLENAVVPDPKRVNYGSQGGRIVISVSADGTPRTANIISTASDELGKVKYSVSLDISHLKFGMNKEKQSTQVELGRAKSIYQEHLQDRNLGTKVTLLDMQNTKFVKRSGGLKDIATCSLFSATDISVRWEPDVHIALVELGLQLKLLVHNQKLQDPPKEGDLKDNEQSKDSKESEQLEKQHKKRESVLAVDVEVLNISAEVGDGVELYVQVQSIFSENAQIGMLLEGIMLKFNDARIFRSSRMQISRIPKPSSSAPNEKHESGTTWDWVIQALDVHICMAYRLQLRAIDDSVEEMIRALKLVTAAKTKLMFPNKEEKPKAKKTSTTKLGRVRLCIKKLTADIEEEPLQGWLDEHYQLWKNGACESAVRLNFLDELISKGGKCESGTEGNDPPNDGKININGEEIDVEDTSVIQKLREKIYKQSFRSYYRACQKLVPAEGSGACNEGFQAGFKLSTARTSLFSITATELDVSLTKIEGGDAGMIELLQKLDPVCRAHSIPFSRLYGANINLRTGSLAVLIRNYTCPLLAANSGRCEGRVIMAQQATPFQPQMQQNVFIGRWRKVRLLRSLTGTTPPMKTYLDLPLHFQKAEISYGVGFEPAFTDLSYAFTVALRRANLSIRNPNPDPPLPKKEKSLPWWDEMRNYIHGNSTLYFGECQINVLSSTGPYEKSNKLQVATGHMEIQQADGRIYSVAKEFKILLSCLDSLPKNADLKHPTGFAYTFLEAPAFSVEVLMEWRCDSGNPLNHYLFALPNEGMPREKVFDPFRSTSLSLRWNLLLRPSLPFHDSQSELPSANNEGLSSAAACGAVKPDKGSVNSPTIQVGPHDLAWLIKFWNLNFLPPHKLRTFSRWPRFGVPRVPRSGNLSLDRVMTEFMFRVDSTPTCIKHMPLYDDDPAKGLTVTVTKFKFEMYLGRGKQNFTFETVRDPLELVYQGIDLHIPKAFISRDDSISVAKVLQMAKRDSQSLLDMSTNDKPSRSSSMDRHQDDGFLLSSEYFTIRRQSPKADPERLLAWQEAGRRNIEMTCFTSEVDNESESDDKTRSDPSDDDGYNVVIADNCQRIFVYGLKILWTLEIRDAVRSWAAGLSKAFEPSKPSPSRQYAQRKLLEESKVINNTESCEDDNQKSPPSQDAALSRSQDDNHKSTPEPARPSKSQLEHHKSPPEPAGPSKSQLEPPPSNAIKPETHQSTSTAEKLGSAKDSEGEGTRHFMVNVIEPQFNLHSEDANGRFLLAAVSGRVLARSFHSVISIGYEVIRQALDGGGAQVPESQPQVMWNRMELSVMLEQVQAHVAPTDVDPGAGLQWLPKIRRRSPKVKRTGALLERVFMPCDMYFRYTRHKSGTTQLKVKPLKELSFNSHNITAAMTSRQFQVVIDVLTNLLLARAPKPRKVSFSYSEGDDEDDEEEADEVVPDGVEEVELARVDLERKARMQKLIQEDIRKLSLWTDVSAELGPVEEGHFWIISGGRSILVQKLKKDLINARKSRKVSSASLRMALQKAAQLRLMEKEKNKSPSCAMRISLQINKVVWSMLVDGKSFGEAEINDMIYDYDRDYKDIGKAKFTIKYVVVRNCLPNAKSDMLLSAWNPPPEWGKKVMVRVDAKQGAPKDGNSPIELLQVDIYPLKIHLTESMYSMMWAYFFPEEEQDSHRRQEVWKVSTTAGAKRAKKGTPVHEAPVSSSHLTKDSPSSSYGDLSQATKNQKLRRTSSFDRNWEENVAESVANELVLQMHSSSVSSSKSGPLASIEHPDEGSRSKSKESKLIKSGRSSNEEKRVGKAHDEKKSRPRRMREFHNIKISQVELQITYEGSRFAVGDMRLLMDTFHRVEFTGTWQRLFSRVRKHIIWGVLKSVTGMQGKKFKANNQKEASAAGVPDIDMNLSDSDGGSAEKSEQDPLSWPKRPTDGAGDGFVTSVKGLFNSQRKKAKAFVLRTMRGEEDDLHAEWSEGEADFSPFARQLTITKAKKLIRRHTKKFRPRGAKGLSSQKDSLHSSPSGNPTFDSDSSSETSLYEQD
- the LOC107850894 gene encoding protein SABRE isoform X8, coding for MLLCFQKSFTLPKVDVKFVHRGEGFIVENSIAGIQLKGSKTQSIEDVGESTQLHVQLEISEILLLKDAGTSILDISKLAIIASVYIPLEPASPIRCEIGVKLGGTRCNLIISRLDPWLRLHAAKKKKMVLREESSTREKSRSSDHKAIMWTATISAPELTIMVYDLNGLPLCHGCSQSIHVFSNNSSNADAAVQVEIVDFNVNISEHQECLKDLFGVEINTSLFHIAKVSLDLGRKDLDSPEDGLNSKKVLSVDLAGMSIYLTYGRLASLILAAFSFKRFLKSFSVSGKKANTQGTKSSKPSGKGIQVIKFNLQQCSLTISGEVGLENAVVPDPKRVNYGSQGGRIVISVSADGTPRTANIISTASDELGKVKYSVSLDISHLKFGMNKEKQSTQVELGRAKSIYQEHLQDRNLGTKVTLLDMQNTKFVKRSGGLKDIATCSLFSATDISVRWEPDVHIALVELGLQLKLLVHNQKLQDPPKEGDLKDNEQSKDSKESEQLEKQHKKRESVLAVDVEVLNISAEVGDGVELYVQVQSIFSENAQIGMLLEGIMLKFNDARIFRSSRMQISRIPKPSSSAPNEKHESGTTWDWVIQALDVHICMAYRLQLRAIDDSVEEMIRALKLVTAAKTKLMFPNKEEKPKAKKTSTTKLGRVRLCIKKLTADIEEEPLQGWLDEHYQLWKNGACESAVRLNFLDELISKGGKCESGTEGNDPPNDGKININGEEIDVEDTSVIQKLREKIYKQSFRSYYRACQKLVPAEGSGACNEGFQAGFKLSTARTSLFSITATELDVSLTKIEGGDAGMIELLQKLDPVCRAHSIPFSRLYGANINLRTGSLAVLIRNYTCPLLAANSGRCEGRVIMAQQATPFQPQMQQNVFIGRWRKVRLLRSLTGTTPPMKTYLDLPLHFQKAEISYGVGFEPAFTDLSYAFTVALRRANLSIRNPNPDPPLPKKEKSLPWWDEMRNYIHGNSTLYFGECQINVLSSTGPYEKSNKLQVATGHMEIQQADGRIYSVAKEFKILLSCLDSLPKNADLKHPTGFAYTFLEAPAFSVEVLMEWRCDSGNPLNHYLFALPNEGMPREKVFDPFRSTSLSLRWNLLLRPSLPFHDSQSELPSANNEGLSSAAACGAVKPDKGSVNSPTIQVGPHDLAWLIKFWNLNFLPPHKLRTFSRWPRFGVPRVPRSGNLSLDRVMTEFMFRVDSTPTCIKHMPLYDDDPAKGLTVTVTKFKFEMYLGRGKQNFTFETVRDPLELVYQGIDLHIPKAFISRDDSISVAKVLQMAKRDSQSLLDMSTNDKPSRSSSMDRHQDDGFLLSSEYFTIRRQSPKADPERLLAWQEAGRRNIEMTCFTSEVDNESESDDKTRSDPSDDDGYNVVIADNCQRIFVYGLKILWTLEIRDAVRSWAAGLSKAFEPSKPSPSRQYAQRKLLEESKVINNTESCEDDNQKSPPSQDAALSRSQDDNHKSTPEPARPSKSQLEHHKSPPEPAGPSKSQLEPPPSNAIKPETHQSTSTAEKLGSAKDSEGEGTRHFMVNVIEPQFNLHSEDANGRFLLAAVSGRVLARSFHSVISIGYEVIRQALDGGGAQVPESQPQVMWNRMELSVMLEQVQAHVAPTDVDPGAGLQWLPKIRRRSPKVKRTGALLERVFMPCDMYFRYTRHKSGTTQLKVKPLKELSFNSHNITAAMTSRQFQVVIDVLTNLLLARAPKPRKVSFSYSEGDDEDDEEEADEVVPDGVEEVELARVDLERKARMQKLIQEDIRKLSLWTDVSAELGPVEEGHFWIISGGRSILVQKLKKDLINARKSRKVSSASLRMALQKAAQLRLMEKEKNKSPSCAMRISLQINKVVWSMLVDGKSFGEAEINDMIYDYDRDYKDIGKAKFTIKYVVVRNCLPNAKSDMLLSAWNPPPEWGKKVMVRVDAKQGAPKDGNSPIELLQVDIYPLKIHLTESMYSMMWAYFFPEEEQDSHRRQEVWKVSTTAGAKRAKKGTPVHEAPVSSSHLTKDSPSSSYGDLSQATKNQKLRRTSSFDRNWEENVAESVANELVLQMHSSSVSSSKSGPLASIEHPDEGSRSKSKESKLIKSGRSSNEEKRVGKAHDEKKSRPRRMREFHNIKISQVELQITYEGSRFAVGDMRLLMDTFHRVEFTGTWQRLFSRVRKHIIWGVLKSVTGMQGKKFKANNQKEASAAGVPDIDMNLSDSDGGSAEKSEQDPLSWPKRPTDGAGDGFVTSVKGLFNSQRKKAKAFVLRTMRGEEDDLHAEWSEGEADFSPFARQLTITKAKKLIRRHTKKFRPRGAKGLSSQKDSLHSSPSGNPTFDSDSSSETSLYEQD